Proteins encoded together in one Cicer arietinum cultivar CDC Frontier isolate Library 1 chromosome 4, Cicar.CDCFrontier_v2.0, whole genome shotgun sequence window:
- the LOC101514996 gene encoding auxin-induced protein 22D-like isoform X2 codes for MENSMGRHETEMNFKATELRLGLPGVDEMEKVPSNYSVLRSNKRSSPETSEVESINKTNLNTSNTICHDQDNAPPSKAQVVGWPPIRSYRKNSLQQKKGEEVGMYVKVSMAGAPYLRKIDLKVYKSYSELLKALENMFKCTFGEYSEREGYNGSEFAPTYEDKDGDWMLVGDVPWEMFMSSCKRLRVMKGSEAKGLGCF; via the exons ATGGAGAACTCAATGGGGAGACATGAAACCGAGATGAATTTTAAGGCTACGGAATTAAGGTTGGGATTACCCGGAGTCGATGAGATGGAGAAAGTTCCATCTAATTACTCTGTTCTTAGAAGCAACAAGAGATCTTCACCAGAAACAAGTGAGGTTGAGTCCATTAACAAGACCAATTTGAATACTTCTAATACCATATGTCATGACCAAGACAATGCTCCACCTTCAAA GGCACAAGTAGTGGGATGGCCACCAATAAGATCTTATAGAAAGAATAGCTTGCAACAAAAGAAAGGGGAAGAAGTTGGGATGTATGTGAAAGTGAGCATGGCTGGTGCACCTTATTTAAGGAAGATAGATCTAAAAGTTTACAAGAGTTACTCAGAACTCTTAAAGGCTTTGGAAAATATGTTCAAGTGTACATTTGGTGAATATTCAGAAAGAGAAGGATACAATGGATCTGAATTTGCTCCAACTTATGAAGACAAAGATGGTGATTGGATGCTTGTTGGAGATGTTCCTTGGGA AATGTTTATGTCCTCCTGCAAGAGGTTGAGAGTTATGAAAGGATCAGAAGCAAAGGGATTGGGTTGTTTTTGA
- the LOC101515534 gene encoding protein OSB1, mitochondrial-like isoform X1, with product MALEQAVTSTTFRNLLTFPQSPNSILKSKFQFSTTLPCKQIHRNFKLKFNCSNSITNGTYPKPSEIPWNKDLCNSVNLIGFVANAVEIKHLPSGKAVAWTRLSVKKNATQISWIHLTFWDELAHVAFQHVQKGHQIHVSGRLVTDTVEAGEGKQQTYYKVVAQQLNFIDRSDSPVTSHDQDFDFIMSDSGNGKKSSFAASGNTGSVVELWQTFFANPGEWWDNRNNKRNPKAPDFKHKDTGEALWIEGRANPPWVKSQLEILDMRMGSHTGQNGRMAVDMVSTDEILSF from the exons ATGGCGTTAGAGCAGGCAGTTACATCAACCACCTTCAGGAACCTCCTCACCTTCCCCCAAAGCCCTAATTCCATACTCAAATCCAAATTCCAATTTTCCACAACACTCCCATGCAAACAAATCCATAGAAATTTCAAATTGAAGTTCAATTGCTCCAATTCCATCACCAATGGAACATACCCTAAACCCTCTGAGATTCCATGGAATAAAGACCTCTGCAACTCCGTCAATCTCATCGGTTTCGTTGCTAACGCCGTCGAAATCAAACACCTTCCGTCTGGTAAAGCTGTTGCTTGGACCCGTCTCTCCGTTAAGAAAAACGCTACGCAAATTTCGTGGATTCACTTGACATTTTGGGATGAACTTGCTCATGTTGCTTTTCAGCATGTTCAGAAAGGTCACCAAATTCATGTTTCTGGTCGCCTTGTTACTGACACGGTTGAAGCTGGTGAAGGCAAACAACAAACTTACTacaag GTGGTTGCTCAGCAGCTGAATTTCATTGATAGGAGTGACTCGCCGGTGACCTCACATGATCAAGACTTTGATTTCATAATGTCTGACAGTGGTAATG GTAAAAAGTCAAGTTTTGCTGCAAGTGGTAATACTGGTTCTGTAGTGGAGTTATGGCAAACTTTCTTTGCTAACCCAGGGGAGTGGTGGGACAATAGGAACAACAAG AGGAACCCCAAAGCTCCTGATTTTAAGCACAAAGATACTGGAGAAGCTCTGTGGATCGAAGGTAGAGCTAATCCACCATGGGTCAAATCCCAACTTGAAATATTAGATATGAGGATGGGGTCTCATACTGGTCAAAACGGTAGGATGGCTGTAGATATGGTCAGCACGGACGAAATCTTGTCTTTCTAA
- the LOC101515534 gene encoding protein OSB2, chloroplastic-like isoform X2, which produces MALEQAVTSTTFRNLLTFPQSPNSILKSKFQFSTTLPCKQIHRNFKLKFNCSNSITNGTYPKPSEIPWNKDLCNSVNLIGFVANAVEIKHLPSGKAVAWTRLSVKKNATQISWIHLTFWDELAHVAFQHVQKGHQIHVSGRLVTDTVEAGEGKQQTYYKVVAQQLNFIDRSDSPVTSHDQDFDFIMSDSGNGKKSSFAASGNTGSVVELWQTFFANPGEWWDNRNNKLRKRVGCPITRGTPKLLILSTKILEKLCGSKVELIHHGSNPNLKY; this is translated from the exons ATGGCGTTAGAGCAGGCAGTTACATCAACCACCTTCAGGAACCTCCTCACCTTCCCCCAAAGCCCTAATTCCATACTCAAATCCAAATTCCAATTTTCCACAACACTCCCATGCAAACAAATCCATAGAAATTTCAAATTGAAGTTCAATTGCTCCAATTCCATCACCAATGGAACATACCCTAAACCCTCTGAGATTCCATGGAATAAAGACCTCTGCAACTCCGTCAATCTCATCGGTTTCGTTGCTAACGCCGTCGAAATCAAACACCTTCCGTCTGGTAAAGCTGTTGCTTGGACCCGTCTCTCCGTTAAGAAAAACGCTACGCAAATTTCGTGGATTCACTTGACATTTTGGGATGAACTTGCTCATGTTGCTTTTCAGCATGTTCAGAAAGGTCACCAAATTCATGTTTCTGGTCGCCTTGTTACTGACACGGTTGAAGCTGGTGAAGGCAAACAACAAACTTACTacaag GTGGTTGCTCAGCAGCTGAATTTCATTGATAGGAGTGACTCGCCGGTGACCTCACATGATCAAGACTTTGATTTCATAATGTCTGACAGTGGTAATG GTAAAAAGTCAAGTTTTGCTGCAAGTGGTAATACTGGTTCTGTAGTGGAGTTATGGCAAACTTTCTTTGCTAACCCAGGGGAGTGGTGGGACAATAGGAACAACAAG TTAAGGAAGAGGGTAGGTTGCCCCATTACAAG AGGAACCCCAAAGCTCCTGATTTTAAGCACAAAGATACTGGAGAAGCTCTGTGGATCGAAGGTAGAGCTAATCCACCATGGGTCAAATCCCAACTTGAAATATTAG
- the LOC101489506 gene encoding histone H2A variant 1: MAGKGGKGLVAAKTTAANKDKDKKKPTSRSSRAGIQFPVGRIHRQLKQRVQANGRVGATAAVYLASILEYLTAEVLELAGNASKDLKVKRITPRHLQLAIRGDEELDTLIKGTIAGGGVIPHIHKSLINKTSKE; this comes from the exons ATGGCAGGAAAGGGAGGGAAAGGTCTTGTTGCTGCGAAAACCACCGCCGCTAACAAAGACAAAGACAAGAAAAAACCCACTTCCCGTTCGTCTCGTGCCGGAATTCAG TTTCCTGTGGGTAGGATTCACAGACAGCTGAAACAAAGAGTCCAGGCCAATGGACGTGTGGGAGCAACTGCTGCAGTGTATTTGGCTTCCATTCTGGAGTATCTGACGGCAGAAGTTCTTGAACTTGCTGGAAATGCAAGCAAAGATCTGAAGGTGAAGAGGATAACACCAAGGCATTTGCAGCTAGCTATAAGGGGAGATGAAGAGCTTGATACCCTTATTAAAGGGACCATTGCTGGTGGTGGTGTCATCCCTCATATTCACAAGTCCTTGATCAACAAAACCTCCAAGGAATGA
- the LOC101488285 gene encoding transcription factor UNE12-like, with translation MSNHPSETPADDFLEQILGLPNFTSTDGTDASSLAAPMMLQLNSGDAANHLAAGTGFHTPVYHLGLSLDQGKGGFLKPDDASGSGKRFREDVVDTRPKMNTFHGQPMPTTVPTAPHPPAMRPRVRARRGQATDPHSIAERLRRERIAERIRALQELVPSVNKTDRAAMLDEIVDYVKFLRLQVKVLSMSRLGGAGAVAPLVTDIPLSSVEEEGSDSGRNQPAWEKWSNDGTEKQVAKLMEENVGAAMQFLQSKALCIMPISLASAIYQSQPSDSSSIVKPETTPP, from the exons ATGTCGAATCACCCTTCCGAAACCCCCGCCGACGATTTCCTTGAGCAAATTCTCGGCCTCCCAAATTTCACTTCTACCGACGGAACCGACGCTTCTTCCTTAGCTGCTCCGATGATGCTGCAGCTCAACTCCGGCGACGCAGCTAACCACCTTGCTGCCGGAACAGGCTTTCATACACCGGTCTATCATTTGGGCCTGAGCTTGGACCAGGGGAAAGGAGGGTTCTTGAAGCCCGATGATGCTTCTGGGAGTGGCAAACGCTTCCGTGAGGATGTTGTTGATACCAGACCTAAGATGAAT ACTTTTCATGGGCAACCCATGCCTACTACGGTTCCTACTGCTCCACATCCACCGGCAATGCGTCCTAGAGTGCgggcaagaagaggacaggcgaCCGATCCACACAGCATCGCTGAAAGG TTGCGCAGAGAAAGAATAGCTGAAAGAATCAGGGCTTTGCAAGAACTTGTTCCTAGTGTCAACAAG ACAGATCGAGCTGCCATGCTGGATGAAATCGTTGATTATGTCAAATTCTTAAGGCTTCAAGTGAAG GTTTTGAGCATGAGTAGATTGGGTGGAGCTGGTGCAGTGGCGCCACTGGTAACTGACATACCATTATCGTCAGTCGAG GAAGAAGGAAGTGATAGTGGAAGAAACCAACCAGCTTGGGAGAAGTGGTCTAATGATGGCACTGAAAAGCAAGTAGCTAAGCTCATGGAAGAAAATGTTGGGGCTGCCATGCAGTTCCTTCAATCGAAGGCACTCTGCATTATGCCCATCTCACTGGCATCAGCAATATACCAATCACAACCTTCAGACTCCTCCAGTATAGTAAAGCCTGAAACCACTCCTCCGTAG
- the LOC101514996 gene encoding auxin-induced protein 22D-like isoform X1 yields the protein MENSMGRHETEMNFKATELRLGLPGVDEMEKVPSNYSVLRSNKRSSPETSEVESINKTNLNTSNTICHDQDNAPPSNGVCRAQVVGWPPIRSYRKNSLQQKKGEEVGMYVKVSMAGAPYLRKIDLKVYKSYSELLKALENMFKCTFGEYSEREGYNGSEFAPTYEDKDGDWMLVGDVPWEMFMSSCKRLRVMKGSEAKGLGCF from the exons ATGGAGAACTCAATGGGGAGACATGAAACCGAGATGAATTTTAAGGCTACGGAATTAAGGTTGGGATTACCCGGAGTCGATGAGATGGAGAAAGTTCCATCTAATTACTCTGTTCTTAGAAGCAACAAGAGATCTTCACCAGAAACAAGTGAGGTTGAGTCCATTAACAAGACCAATTTGAATACTTCTAATACCATATGTCATGACCAAGACAATGCTCCACCTTCAAA TGGTGTATGCAGGGCACAAGTAGTGGGATGGCCACCAATAAGATCTTATAGAAAGAATAGCTTGCAACAAAAGAAAGGGGAAGAAGTTGGGATGTATGTGAAAGTGAGCATGGCTGGTGCACCTTATTTAAGGAAGATAGATCTAAAAGTTTACAAGAGTTACTCAGAACTCTTAAAGGCTTTGGAAAATATGTTCAAGTGTACATTTGGTGAATATTCAGAAAGAGAAGGATACAATGGATCTGAATTTGCTCCAACTTATGAAGACAAAGATGGTGATTGGATGCTTGTTGGAGATGTTCCTTGGGA AATGTTTATGTCCTCCTGCAAGAGGTTGAGAGTTATGAAAGGATCAGAAGCAAAGGGATTGGGTTGTTTTTGA
- the LOC101488851 gene encoding uncharacterized protein, with translation MPFTMKIQPIDFQIDAERTQVEPVKPIVKSRLKQLIERQFPGVLRISASEKISVGVDANATADFEPSSVSLAKMVTNYIEENHEKQSVSVKCGRNRCNCFNRNCEDSSDDELDTLGGFGGFGGSNSNYSPEILKGLVACKSVGERNLLADTSKIVDKNKTCKRKDSVCKNTVTEALLALGYDASICKSRWEKSPSYPAGEYEYIDVIIGNERLIIDIDFKSEFEIARSTKAYKTILQNLPYIFVGTCDRLERIVAIVSEAAKQSLKKKGMHVPPWRRVEYVKAKWFSTYTRITQRIREERHKHQILNLMENCVSSSGEEEKTVAEWKPPELKPKGSLNGVKVVTGLTVVFDNDK, from the exons ATGCCTTTTACTATGAAAATTCAGCCGATCGATTTTCAGATAGATGCTGAGAGGACTCAAGTTGAACCGGTGAAGCCGATTGTTAAGTCACGGCTGAAGCAGCTCATCGAACGTCAATTCCCTGGTGTTCTGAGAATTTCCGCGTCGGAGAAGATCAGCGTTGGCGTGGACGCAAACGCAACAGCTGATTTTGAACCAAGCTCTGTGAGTTTGGCGAAAATGGTAACTAATTACATCGAGGAGAATCACGAGAAACAATCGGTTTCAGTTAAGTGTGGACGCAACCGCTGTAACTGCTTCAATAGAAACTGTGAAGATAGCTCCGACGATGAATTAGACACGCTTGGCGGTTTTGGTGGTTTCGGCGGTTCCAACTCAAACTATTCTCCTGAAATTCTCAAG GGTTTGGTAGCTTGTAAAAGTGTGGGTGAGAGGAATCTTCTAGCAGACACATCAAAGATAGTTGATAAGAATAAAACGTGCAAACGCAAAGACAGTGTTTGCAAAAATACCGTTACGGAAGCGTTGTTAGCTCTTGGTTACGATGCTTCCATTTGTAAATCTCGCTGGGAAAAATCTCCTTCATATCCCGCTG GGGAATATGAATACATAGATGTGATAATAGGGAATGAACGGTTGATAATTGACATTGACTTCAAGTCAGAATTCGAGATCGCAAGATCAACAAAAGCTTACAAGACGATTCTCCAGAACCTTCCTTACATATTCGTTGGCACGTGCGACCGTTTAGAGAGAATCGTGGCAATTGTATCAGAGGCAGCGAAGCAGAGTTTGAAGAAGAAGGGAATGCACGTGCCGCCGTGGAGAAGAGTCGAATACGTCAAAGCGAAGTGGTTTTCAACTTACACGAGAATTACGCAAAGGATCAGAGAGGAAAGGCATAAACATCAGATTTTGAATTTGATGGAAAACTGTGTCTCGAGTTCCGGTGAAGAGGAGAAGACGGTGGCTGAATGGAAGCCGCCAGAGTTGAAACCCAAGGGTTCTTTGAATGGGGTTAAGGTCGTGACTGGTTTAACAGTCGTCTTTGATAATGATAAATAA